In a genomic window of Quercus lobata isolate SW786 chromosome 4, ValleyOak3.0 Primary Assembly, whole genome shotgun sequence:
- the LOC115984987 gene encoding uncharacterized protein LOC115984987, whose amino-acid sequence MATPSTTRSKSWFTHFQFKDGEDSAIEVRNVLLIVATLIAAVTFQAGVNPPGGVWQDDDHGHRPGSAIYASRKQAYYVFLVFNTVALSTSVLVIMSLTYRFPFHLEILIATASMLVTYGSAIFAVTPHESYRFRYVLTAAALPFVLRGLIQMFYMCKSKIYKCLENF is encoded by the coding sequence ATGGCTACTCCTTCAACTACAAGGAGCAAGAGCTGGTTTACACACTTCCAATTTAAGGATGGCGAGGACTCGGCTATCGAAGTTCGAAACGTTCTCTTAATAGTTGCTACATTGATTGCTGCAGTGACCTTTCAAGCTGGGGTTAACCCTCCCGGCGGGGTTTGGCAAGATGATGACCATGGACACAGACCAGGAAGTGCCATTTATGCCTCTAGAAAACAAGCATACTAtgttttcttggtttttaaCACTGTGGCGCTTTCCACATCGGTTCTGGTCATTATGTCTCTCACATATAGGTTCCCTTTCCATTTAGAAATATTGATTGCCACAGCTTCAATGCTTGTGACTTATGGATCTGCCATATTTGCTGTCACACCTCATGAATCTTATAGATTTCGGTACGTCTTGACTGCAGCTGCTTTGCCTTTTGTGCTACGAGGTTTGATTCAAATGTTCTACATGTGTAAAAGTAAGATTTACAAATGTTTAGAAAACTTCTAG
- the LOC115984986 gene encoding uncharacterized protein LOC115984986 has protein sequence MSSPKADEVLYAYIAVAPHAVSLLLIRDDNGLRKPVYYVSKSLHKAEVRYLPLEKAILAVVHATRKFPHYFQAHKIVVLTQLPLKSVLRTSDYTRRIAIWRTILGAFDIKYMPQTSIKGQVLADLVAEFAEPPVETVAEERNMDGKSIGVISTPGPPCWKVYINGTANQRGSGLGLVLISPKKTIIEKSLRLGFSATNNEAEYEALLQGMAMVQKMGGKAVEMFSDLRLVVGQVKGELEAKDARMQEYLSQVKRLQSDFDLFSLSHVSRSGNTHADSLAMLATSSAEGLPRIILVEHLDRANEVAKGMVQIHEVRVGPSWMDPIVRFLKDNVQPEEKSEAEKIRRNTPRFWLSEDHKLYKRSYLYLLCIHPKASELLLEELHEGIYGSHTEERSLSHRAITQGY, from the coding sequence atgtccagtcctaAGGCCGATGAAGTCCTATACGCATATATTGCTGTGGCCCCCCATGCTGTGAGCTTGTTGCTAATACGGGACGACAATGGCCTTCGAAAGCCAGTctattatgtgagcaagtcgCTGCATAAAGCTGAGGTTAGATACTTACCCCTggagaaggccatactggctGTGGTCCATGCTACGCGAAAGtttccccattatttccaagcccACAAAATAGTTGTTCTAACCCAACTACCCTTGAAGTCCGTACTTCGGACCTCTGATTACACTAGAAGGATTGCCATATGGAGAACAATCCTGGGAGCTTTTGACATTAAGTACATGCCTCAGACCTCCATAAAGGGCCAAGTCCTAGCTGACTTGGTGGCCGAATTTGCTGAACCACCAGTAGAAACAGTAGCAGAGGAGCGTAACATGGATGGGAAATCGATTGGGGTAATCTCTACGCCAGGACCCCCATGTTGGAAGGTGTACATTAATGGCACAGCAAATCAAAGGGGGTCCGGATTGGGGCTAGTCCTAATATCTCCTAAGAAGACTATCATAGAGAAATCCCTAAGACTTGGGTTCTCggccacgaataacgaagccgagtatgaggcttTGTTACAAGGAATGGCCATGGTgcagaaaatgggaggaaaagcaGTGGAGATGTTCTCGGACTTGAGACTAGTAGTGGGCCAGGTAAAGGGGGAGTTAGAAGCCAAAGACGCAAGGATGCAAGAGTACTTAAGCCAGGTCAAACGCTTGCAGTCAGACTTCGATCTTTTCAGCCTGTCACACGTCTCCAGAAGTGGAAACACTCATGCAGATTCATTGGCCATGcttgctacctcctcggcagAGGGTCTGCCTCGAATTATTCTTGTTGAGCATCTGGATAGAGCAAATGAAGTAGCAAAGGGCATGGTCCAAATCCATGAGGTTAGAGTGGgtcctagctggatggaccctatagtGAGGTTCCTCAAAGATAATGTCCAGCCTGAGGAGAAATCAGAAGCTGAAAAAATACGAAGAAACACCCCTCGGTTCTGGTTGTCCGAGGATCACAAATTGTATAAGCGCTCCTATCTATATTTACTGTGTATTCACCCAAAAGCATCAGAGTTACTGCTTGAAGAGCTGCACGAAGGGATTTATGGGAGTCACACAGAAGAAAGATCTCTGTCACACCGAGCCATTACCCAGGGATATTAG
- the LOC115984985 gene encoding uncharacterized protein LOC115984985 — protein MCKVFPSSLGPVAIRWFNGLKTNSIDSYRQLTQAFGSRFITNSRAPRRLNALLSLSMHDEETLKAYLDRYWETYNEMDDNFDDVAINTFKYSLPAEHSLRKSLTGKPATSMRQLMDRIDKYKRVKEDQLQGRGKEKVIPQERRDFRSDRYNNNRPRRDFVGQSGVTNTHTVNTVFRELVHRVLEKIKNEPYFKWPNKMAGKSTRRNQNFYCQYHQDHGHTMENCRNLWNYLDQLVREGKLKHLVHHPSSHQGQTHQEPQRDIVLRPPVGTINVILAAPGRTSTCPSRVLSVARRPAEESQPKPKRAIMNFHPILSFSEEDKIGTIQPHDDALLITLRIGDYDVKRVMVDGGSGADVMYPNLYKGLGLKPEDLMPYNSPLMSFDGKLVIPKGMIRLPIRTGLEIVEVNFIVVDTYSPYTAIVGRP, from the coding sequence ATGTGCAAGGTTTTCCCATCTAGCTTGGGACCAGTAGCGAtaaggtggttcaatggcttaaagACGAATTCCATAGATTCATATAGGCAGCTAACCCAAGCTTTTGGCTCCCGTTTCATTACAAATAGCAGAGCTCCTCGACGTTTGAATGCTTTATTGTCGTTATCCATGCATGATGAAGAAACTCTAAAGGCCTACTTGGACAGATATTGGGAGACGTATAATGAAATGGATGACAATTTTGACGATGTCGCCATCAACACCTTCAAATATAGTCTCCCAGCTGAGCACAGCTTGAGGAAGTCTCTAACTGGCAAGCCCGCCACCAGTATGCGCCAACTGATGGATCGGATCGATAAGTACAAACGAGTGAAGGAAGACCAGCTGCAAGGTAGAGGAAAAgagaaggttatccctcaagagaggagggatttcaggtcggatcgatATAATAACAACCGTCCGAGGAGAGATTTCGTAGGGCAATCTGGAGTAACCAACACACACACTGTCAATACTGTATTCCGAGAACTAGTACATCGGGTgttggaaaaaattaagaacGAGCCATACTTTAAGTGGCCGAATAAGATGGCAGGAAAGTCCACGAGGCGCAATCAGAACttttattgccaataccaccagGACCACGGGCATACCATGGAAAACTGTAGGAACCTCTGGAACTATCTGGACCAactggtccgagaaggaaagctgAAACACCTTGTGCATCATCCCAGTAGTCACCAAGGCCAGACTCATCAGGAACCCCAGAGAGATATTGTCCTAAGGCCACCCGTAGGGACGATCAATGTAATCTTGGCCGCGCCAGGAAGAACAAGCACGTGCCCTTCACGAGTGTTATCTGTGGCTCGACGGCCTGCTGAAGAGTCCCAGCCAAAGCCGAAGAGGGCCATAAtgaattttcatccaatcttGAGTTTTTCAGAAGAGGACAAGATCGGAACCATCCAGCCCCACGACGATGCGCTGTTGATCACTCTCAGAATCGGGGACTATGATGTAAAAAGAGTGATGGTGGATGGTGGCAGTGGGGCCGATGTTATGTACCCCAACCTCTACAAGGGGCTGGGGTTAAAACCGGAAGATTTGATGCCCTATAACTCTCCTCTGATGAGCTTCGATGGGAAGCTTGTCATTCCAAAGGGCATGATTAGGTTGCCCATTCGGACCGGCCTAGAGATAGTGGAGGTGAACTTTATCGTGGTGGATACCTACTCTCCCTACACAGCCATCGTCGGTAGGCCCTAG